In Neorhodopirellula lusitana, the following are encoded in one genomic region:
- a CDS encoding type IV toxin-antitoxin system AbiEi family antitoxin, with protein sequence MQIPEDESHFIGRVLEPLQTTSPLQTYLDLMVMGGRGEEAANAVYDKYIRSSFDQAEADVKAFT encoded by the coding sequence ATGCAAATCCCCGAAGACGAAAGCCATTTCATTGGTCGGGTGCTGGAGCCTTTGCAGACGACATCACCGCTGCAGACCTATCTCGACTTGATGGTGATGGGCGGACGTGGCGAGGAAGCTGCGAATGCCGTCTACGACAAATACATTCGATCCTCGTTCGACCAAGCCGAAGCCGATGTAAAGGCATTTACGTGA
- a CDS encoding DUF1778 domain-containing protein, with amino-acid sequence MQKTSSLMVRLDEQSKAMLTAAAELRRISVSDYVRSVVVGQAERELAAAESQTIAMSPGEQLEFWNALSKPPKLTKAQKDLGAMMRGDA; translated from the coding sequence ATGCAAAAAACAAGTTCACTGATGGTTCGTTTGGACGAGCAGTCCAAAGCGATGCTCACCGCCGCAGCCGAACTTCGCCGAATCAGCGTCAGCGACTACGTCCGCAGTGTGGTCGTGGGGCAGGCCGAGCGAGAATTGGCGGCGGCCGAGTCGCAAACGATCGCAATGTCACCCGGTGAACAATTGGAGTTCTGGAATGCGCTCTCGAAGCCTCCAAAACTGACCAAGGCTCAGAAAGATCTCGGAGCGATGATGCGGGGCGATGCGTGA
- a CDS encoding GNAT family N-acetyltransferase, protein MSGVCYPDGWRVELLSKSHNRQGFGSGQEQVDKWLKKSAFQSQKKHLSSTKVLLDGENQLVGYYTLATSQVDFSDLPIEAAKSLPQRQLPVAVLAWLGVDSSFQGRGIGKRLLATALKDCYDASETFSFIAVILDCVDKPSKAFYQRFDFAELPGYPMRLYLPFKQLERITKG, encoded by the coding sequence GTGAGCGGTGTCTGCTATCCCGATGGTTGGCGAGTCGAATTGCTTAGTAAATCGCACAACCGTCAGGGTTTCGGTTCTGGACAAGAGCAAGTCGACAAGTGGCTGAAAAAGTCTGCGTTTCAGAGCCAGAAGAAGCACCTCAGCTCGACCAAGGTCTTGCTTGATGGCGAGAACCAACTGGTCGGCTACTACACGCTAGCAACTTCGCAGGTCGACTTTTCAGATCTTCCCATCGAGGCAGCCAAGTCGTTACCGCAGCGACAGTTGCCCGTGGCTGTTCTGGCATGGCTGGGTGTCGACAGTTCATTCCAAGGCCGAGGCATCGGGAAGCGTTTACTCGCAACTGCGTTAAAAGACTGCTACGACGCATCAGAAACCTTCTCGTTCATCGCCGTCATTCTCGACTGCGTCGACAAACCGTCCAAAGCGTTCTATCAGCGTTTCGATTTCGCCGAATTGCCAGGTTACCCGATGCGACTGTATCTGCCATTCAAACAGCTCGAGCGAATAACAAAGGGGTAA